One genomic window of Halovivax cerinus includes the following:
- a CDS encoding ABC transporter ATP-binding protein, producing MARLELRNLHAKVAEGEETILEGVDLEVESGEIHALMGPNGSGKSTTAKVVAGHPAYEVTEGEVLIHLDEDEFGDDFEIDEDQRTWNLLDLEPNERAALGVFLGFQYPAEIEGVTMTNFLRTALNAKIDEREELFEDDDEDDAVDDDEDDGFETSPMEGPADEGEIGVAEFQEILREKMAQLDMDESFAQRYLNAGFSGGEKKQNEVLQAAILEPSVAVLDEIDSGLDIDRLQDVSAGINALRDEQGTGILQITHYQRILDYVEPDHVHVMLDGRIAKSGGPELAEKLEDKGYDWVREDVYETA from the coding sequence ATGGCACGTCTCGAATTACGAAACCTGCACGCGAAAGTTGCTGAGGGCGAGGAGACGATCCTCGAAGGGGTCGACCTCGAGGTCGAATCGGGGGAGATCCACGCACTGATGGGGCCGAACGGGTCGGGGAAATCGACCACAGCCAAGGTCGTCGCCGGCCACCCCGCTTACGAGGTCACCGAGGGCGAGGTCCTGATCCACCTCGACGAAGACGAGTTCGGCGACGACTTCGAGATCGACGAGGACCAGCGCACCTGGAACCTCCTCGACCTCGAACCGAACGAGCGTGCGGCCCTTGGCGTCTTCCTCGGCTTCCAGTATCCCGCCGAGATCGAAGGCGTCACGATGACGAACTTCCTCCGCACGGCACTGAACGCGAAGATCGACGAGCGGGAGGAACTCTTCGAGGACGATGACGAAGACGACGCGGTCGATGACGACGAGGACGACGGCTTCGAGACGTCGCCGATGGAAGGTCCGGCCGACGAGGGTGAGATCGGCGTCGCCGAGTTCCAGGAGATCTTGCGCGAGAAGATGGCCCAGCTGGACATGGACGAGAGCTTTGCCCAGCGCTACCTGAACGCCGGCTTCTCCGGCGGCGAGAAAAAGCAGAACGAGGTGCTGCAGGCCGCGATCCTCGAGCCGTCGGTCGCAGTCCTCGACGAGATCGACTCGGGGCTCGACATCGACCGGCTCCAGGACGTCTCGGCGGGCATCAACGCGCTGCGCGACGAGCAGGGAACCGGTATCCTCCAGATCACTCACTACCAGCGCATCCTCGACTACGTCGAGCCCGATCACGTCCACGTGATGCTCGACGGCAGGATCGCCAAGAGCGGCGGCCCCGAACTCGCCGAGAAACTCGAGGACAAGGGCTACGACTGGGTCCGCGAGGACGTCTACGAGACGGCGTAA
- the sufB gene encoding Fe-S cluster assembly protein SufB, whose product MSSEQDHLQETDTEERFAFKNEHKAALTSEKGLNEETIRLISEDKDEPEWMLERRLRALRLFQEMPMPTDWPGQPDLSEIDIDEIVPYIRPDVEAREGTDDWENLPDEIKDTFDKLGIPEAEKKALSGVGAQYESEVVYQNMQEQWEEKGVVFMNMDRAVQEHPEIVKEHFMTSCVPPSDNKFAALHGAVWSGGSFVYVPEGVTVEMPVQAYFRMNSEGMGQFEHTLIVAEEGAEVHYIEGCSAPKYSAFNLHSGGVEVFVGEDAHVQYSTVQNWSRNTYNLNTKRAIVEENGTMEWISGSMGSKATMLYPCTILKGRGATDTHITIAFAGEGQDIDTGAKVYHNAPDTSSTIESKSISKDGGRTNYRGLVHIADGAENASTAVECDALMFDNESTSDTMPYMEIEESKVDVAHEATVGKIGDEDIFYLQSRGLDDDDAKKMIVAGFIEPITEELPIEYAVELNRLIELEMEGSLG is encoded by the coding sequence ATGAGCTCAGAACAAGATCACCTGCAAGAGACGGACACCGAGGAGCGCTTTGCGTTCAAGAACGAACACAAAGCCGCTCTCACGTCCGAGAAGGGCCTGAACGAGGAGACGATCAGGCTCATCTCGGAGGACAAGGACGAACCGGAGTGGATGCTGGAACGGCGCCTCCGAGCGCTGCGATTGTTCCAGGAGATGCCGATGCCGACCGACTGGCCCGGCCAGCCGGACCTCTCCGAAATAGATATCGACGAGATCGTGCCGTACATTCGCCCGGACGTCGAGGCCCGCGAGGGGACCGACGACTGGGAGAATCTCCCGGACGAGATCAAGGACACCTTCGACAAGCTGGGCATCCCGGAAGCCGAGAAGAAGGCGCTCTCGGGCGTCGGTGCCCAGTACGAGTCCGAGGTCGTCTACCAGAACATGCAAGAGCAGTGGGAGGAGAAGGGGGTCGTCTTCATGAACATGGACCGCGCGGTCCAGGAACACCCCGAGATCGTCAAGGAGCACTTCATGACCTCCTGCGTGCCCCCGAGCGACAACAAGTTCGCCGCGCTCCACGGCGCGGTCTGGTCCGGCGGCTCGTTCGTCTACGTCCCCGAGGGCGTGACGGTCGAGATGCCCGTCCAGGCGTACTTCCGCATGAACTCCGAGGGCATGGGCCAGTTCGAGCACACGCTCATCGTCGCCGAGGAGGGCGCCGAGGTGCACTACATCGAGGGCTGTTCCGCCCCGAAGTACTCCGCCTTCAACCTCCACTCTGGCGGCGTCGAGGTCTTCGTCGGCGAGGACGCCCACGTCCAGTACTCCACCGTGCAGAACTGGTCGCGTAACACCTACAACCTGAACACGAAACGTGCCATCGTCGAAGAAAACGGCACCATGGAGTGGATCTCGGGTTCGATGGGTTCGAAGGCCACGATGCTGTACCCGTGTACGATCCTCAAGGGTCGCGGCGCGACGGACACCCACATCACGATCGCCTTCGCGGGCGAGGGCCAGGACATCGACACCGGCGCGAAGGTCTACCACAACGCGCCCGACACCAGTTCGACCATCGAGTCGAAGTCGATCTCGAAGGACGGCGGCCGGACCAACTATCGCGGCCTCGTCCACATCGCCGACGGCGCCGAGAACGCCTCGACGGCCGTCGAGTGTGACGCGCTGATGTTCGACAACGAGTCGACGTCGGACACCATGCCGTACATGGAGATCGAGGAGTCGAAGGTCGACGTCGCCCACGAGGCGACCGTCGGCAAGATCGGTGACGAGGACATCTTCTACCTCCAGAGCCGCGGGCTGGACGACGACGACGCCAAGAAGATGATCGTCGCCGGCTTCATCGAGCCGATCACGGAGGAACTGCCGATCGAGTACGCCGTCGAGCTCAACCGACTCATCGAGCTCGAGATGGAGGGAAGCCTCGGGTAA
- a CDS encoding DUF7331 family protein, translated as MTTVSTRVNDDVTDERESTQDLSTLPSIEFYETDDGIVFYDTENPLAWVETDRTLCLDEIA; from the coding sequence GTGACAACAGTGTCCACCCGTGTAAACGACGACGTGACGGACGAGCGGGAATCGACGCAGGACCTCTCGACGCTACCCAGTATCGAGTTCTACGAGACAGATGATGGAATCGTCTTCTACGACACTGAGAACCCGCTCGCCTGGGTAGAGACGGACCGGACACTGTGTCTCGACGAAATCGCCTGA
- a CDS encoding glycosyltransferase — translation MVASALTFLPLALVGLWRWGVWTGKVLLARTYRPFTDDPPDVSVSVVAPVYRADPDDFIDTVFTWFENDPDEIIAVIDEGDREIIRRFYQLVENYDEFSCIVTPKDGKRPALHDGVRRAEGDIIALVDDDVKWRSDTMVEFCRPFADPTVGAVSPKQIVSDQSTLAQRLYEVQMRLQFAIDYPALSSISRSLSCVSGRTAVYRREAIETVIDDLATETFLGKPVISGDDKFLTRAIQANGWDAVYQSTSVIDIGAAPDARTFINQTVRWTRNTIRSDLMAFWEGWVFRRKWLAYYNVDRFIATFAILLAPVYFTLSLTAGLYLVAVGILVWWLLSRSVKMYPYLTAYTGGFSLVPLYTIGSFLMSPVYLYALFSANAQGWLTRGDDTRFGFPPLRRRLVTSLSVGLVLATLAGYISLLLTVRY, via the coding sequence ATGGTCGCGTCAGCGCTGACGTTTCTACCGCTCGCACTGGTCGGGCTCTGGCGGTGGGGTGTGTGGACCGGGAAGGTCCTGCTCGCACGCACGTACCGTCCCTTCACCGACGACCCACCGGATGTCTCGGTTTCGGTCGTTGCGCCGGTCTACCGGGCGGACCCGGACGACTTTATCGACACGGTGTTCACGTGGTTCGAAAACGATCCGGACGAGATAATCGCGGTAATCGACGAGGGAGATCGAGAGATAATCAGACGGTTTTACCAGCTCGTCGAAAATTACGACGAGTTTAGCTGCATCGTGACGCCGAAAGACGGCAAGCGACCGGCGCTACACGACGGGGTTCGGCGGGCGGAAGGCGACATCATCGCGCTCGTGGACGACGACGTGAAGTGGCGATCGGACACGATGGTCGAGTTCTGCCGGCCCTTCGCTGACCCGACCGTGGGTGCAGTCAGCCCCAAACAGATCGTGAGCGACCAGTCCACGCTCGCCCAGCGCCTCTACGAGGTCCAGATGCGCCTCCAGTTCGCCATCGATTACCCGGCGCTCTCGTCGATCTCCCGGTCACTATCGTGCGTGTCCGGTCGGACGGCCGTCTACCGTCGGGAGGCGATCGAAACGGTCATCGACGATCTAGCCACGGAGACGTTCCTCGGAAAACCGGTCATCTCCGGGGACGATAAGTTCCTCACGCGAGCGATCCAGGCGAATGGCTGGGACGCCGTCTACCAGTCGACGAGTGTCATCGATATCGGTGCGGCTCCAGATGCGAGGACGTTCATCAATCAGACGGTCCGCTGGACACGGAATACGATCCGATCGGACCTCATGGCGTTCTGGGAAGGCTGGGTGTTCCGTCGCAAGTGGCTCGCGTACTACAACGTCGATCGGTTCATCGCGACGTTCGCGATCCTGCTCGCCCCGGTGTACTTTACGCTGTCTCTGACGGCGGGCCTGTACCTCGTCGCGGTCGGCATACTCGTCTGGTGGCTCCTCTCGCGGTCGGTCAAGATGTACCCCTATCTCACCGCGTACACGGGCGGGTTCTCACTCGTCCCGCTGTACACGATCGGTTCGTTCCTCATGTCCCCGGTGTACCTCTACGCACTGTTCAGCGCGAACGCACAGGGCTGGCTCACCCGGGGCGACGACACCCGGTTCGGGTTCCCACCGCTGCGTCGACGACTCGTCACGTCGCTGTCGGTCGGGCTGGTACTCGCGACGCTCGCCGGGTACATCTCGTTACTCCTGACCGTACGGTACTGA
- the sufD gene encoding Fe-S cluster assembly protein SufD codes for MSTQLQATVSAETVREISAANDEPEWLTETRLDALAALSDLDMPPVIRTPGRNWTNLYALDFESLVDPLNAAEEKDLVGDGEVVVTTLAEAATDDEYADIVREHFGSVVDPQENYLTALSTALFTSGTFVYVPEGVDAEDVTIRTEMNSRSLFNHTLVVAEDSSSATILERQFTGDSVTADDRYYSAVVEVVANENSHVQYGWLQNLDEDTYNYSLKRGSADTYATINWIEGNLGSRLTKSAVETTLDGSGSESQIVGAFFGHDEQHFDVNARVWHNDEHTTADLVTRGVLDDEARSVYEGVQDVGTEAWDTSSYQRENTLMLSDDSEADASPKLIINNHDTEASHSATVGQVDAEELLYMTSRGIPEDQATDMLVEGFFVPVFEEIRIDEFRDDLQSLIQARLNE; via the coding sequence ATGAGTACGCAGCTACAGGCCACAGTTTCGGCGGAGACGGTTCGGGAGATCAGCGCGGCAAACGACGAGCCCGAGTGGCTCACCGAGACGCGTCTCGACGCGCTCGCAGCCCTCTCGGACCTGGACATGCCGCCGGTCATCCGCACGCCCGGTCGCAACTGGACGAACCTCTACGCACTCGACTTCGAGTCGCTCGTCGACCCGCTGAACGCGGCCGAGGAGAAGGATCTCGTCGGCGACGGCGAGGTCGTCGTGACGACGCTCGCCGAGGCGGCCACCGACGACGAGTACGCGGATATCGTCCGCGAGCACTTCGGCAGTGTCGTCGATCCGCAGGAGAACTACCTCACTGCGTTGTCGACCGCGCTGTTCACCTCGGGCACGTTCGTCTACGTCCCGGAGGGTGTCGACGCCGAAGACGTGACGATCCGGACCGAGATGAACTCCCGGTCGCTGTTCAACCACACGCTCGTCGTCGCCGAGGATTCCTCCTCCGCGACGATTCTAGAGCGTCAATTCACCGGCGACTCTGTCACCGCCGACGATCGCTACTACAGCGCCGTCGTCGAGGTCGTCGCGAACGAGAACAGTCACGTCCAGTACGGCTGGCTGCAGAACCTGGACGAGGACACCTACAACTACTCACTCAAGCGTGGCTCGGCCGATACGTACGCCACGATCAACTGGATCGAGGGCAACCTCGGCTCGCGCCTGACGAAGTCCGCCGTGGAGACGACGCTCGACGGCAGTGGCTCGGAAAGCCAGATCGTCGGTGCGTTCTTCGGCCACGACGAGCAGCACTTCGACGTCAACGCCCGTGTCTGGCACAACGACGAACACACGACGGCCGACCTCGTCACCCGCGGCGTCCTCGACGACGAGGCGCGCTCGGTCTACGAGGGTGTCCAGGACGTCGGCACCGAGGCCTGGGACACGAGTTCGTACCAGCGCGAGAACACGCTGATGCTCTCGGACGACTCCGAGGCCGACGCGAGCCCGAAGCTCATCATCAACAACCACGACACGGAGGCCAGCCACTCCGCGACCGTGGGCCAGGTCGACGCCGAAGAACTACTCTACATGACCTCGCGCGGAATCCCGGAAGACCAGGCCACCGACATGCTCGTCGAGGGCTTCTTCGTCCCGGTCTTCGAGGAGATTCGCATCGACGAGTTCCGCGACGACCTGCAGTCGCTGATCCAGGCTCGTCTGAACGAGTGA
- a CDS encoding DNA-directed DNA polymerase, with protein sequence MSDEAQQVLGAFSDEETRPDAEAAHVAGAGRSSDATVLDPRRETLPDSQGDLDVAVMQVDYTIVGRGDDERPIVHVFGRTDGDELEHIQVVGFRPYFYAPTESVDDDRLASYDRITDWDEADEDGQPYESIRGTRLTKIYGQTPRDVGQIRDEFDHYEADILFPNRFLIDKDVRSGICVPERRADDGSVIVPHDEVEAVDADATPRVQTFDIEVDDRSGFPEDGEEPIICLASHDSYRDEYLLWIWAADDGDGELPFALDEYEPIEGEIDHDVRAFETEEAMLESFLGYVDETDPDVLTGWNFDDFDAPYLLDRLDVLDGPHHDHDLDPDRLSRLGEVWRSNWGGPDVKGRVVFDLLYGYQRRIFTELDSYRLDAVGESELGVGKERYPGKIGDLWENDPTRLLEYNLRDVEICVELDHQQELIAFWREMATFVGCKLEDAPTPGDAVDMYVLHKANGRWALPSKGQQEAGDEYEGGAVFDPITGVRENVTVLDLKSLYPMCMVTINASPETRVDPDEYDGDTHVAPSGTHFMQEPDGVMREMITELLAEREEKKSLRNEHEPGSRAYEQYDRQQGAVKVIMNSLYGVSGWEQFRLYDKAAASAITATGREVIEFTETAAEELHYQVAYGDTDSVMLELGPDVSPDEAIEQSFEIEDYINGRYDDFAREELNADDHRFQIEFEKLYRRFFQAGKKKRYAGHIVWKEGKDVDDIDITGFEYQRSDIAQITKEVQHQVIEMIVRDGDIEGTETYVNEIIENFLAGEVSLEEIAIPGGIGKRLTEYETDTAHVRGAKYANLLLGTNFQRGSKPKRVYLDRVHDDFFQRIEAEEGLDPAENGVYEEFKRNQDVICFEYDDQIPPEFEIDFEKMLDKTLKGPIERILEALDISWEEVKSGQEQTGLDSFV encoded by the coding sequence ATGAGTGACGAGGCCCAGCAGGTTCTCGGTGCGTTTTCCGACGAGGAGACGCGACCGGACGCGGAGGCCGCCCACGTCGCAGGCGCCGGCCGCTCGAGCGACGCGACCGTCCTCGACCCGCGACGTGAGACACTACCGGACAGTCAGGGCGACCTCGACGTCGCCGTCATGCAGGTCGACTACACGATCGTCGGTCGGGGCGACGACGAGCGACCGATCGTCCACGTCTTTGGTCGCACCGACGGAGACGAACTCGAACACATCCAGGTCGTCGGCTTCCGGCCGTATTTCTACGCGCCGACCGAGTCGGTCGACGACGACCGGCTGGCCAGTTACGACCGGATCACCGACTGGGACGAGGCGGACGAAGACGGTCAGCCCTACGAGAGCATCCGTGGCACCCGGCTGACGAAGATTTACGGGCAGACGCCCCGTGACGTCGGACAGATCAGAGACGAGTTCGACCACTACGAGGCGGACATCCTCTTTCCGAACCGATTTCTCATCGACAAGGACGTCCGCAGCGGTATCTGCGTCCCCGAGCGCCGGGCCGACGATGGTTCGGTGATCGTTCCTCACGACGAGGTCGAAGCCGTCGACGCGGACGCGACGCCGCGGGTCCAGACGTTCGACATCGAGGTAGACGACAGATCCGGCTTTCCGGAAGACGGCGAGGAACCGATCATCTGCCTCGCGAGTCACGACTCGTACCGCGACGAGTACCTCCTGTGGATCTGGGCTGCCGACGACGGGGACGGGGAACTCCCGTTCGCCCTCGACGAGTACGAGCCGATCGAGGGCGAGATCGACCACGACGTCCGTGCTTTCGAGACCGAGGAAGCGATGCTCGAATCGTTCCTCGGGTACGTCGACGAGACCGATCCCGACGTGCTGACCGGGTGGAACTTCGACGATTTCGACGCGCCGTACCTCCTCGATCGACTCGACGTGCTCGACGGGCCTCACCACGACCACGATCTCGACCCCGACCGCCTCTCTCGCCTGGGCGAAGTCTGGCGGAGTAACTGGGGCGGGCCGGACGTCAAGGGTCGCGTCGTCTTCGACCTCCTCTACGGCTACCAGCGTCGCATCTTCACCGAACTCGATTCCTATCGACTGGACGCCGTCGGCGAGAGCGAACTCGGCGTCGGGAAGGAGCGATACCCCGGCAAGATCGGTGACCTCTGGGAGAACGACCCCACGCGGCTCTTGGAGTACAACCTCCGGGACGTCGAAATCTGCGTGGAACTGGATCACCAGCAGGAACTGATCGCCTTCTGGCGAGAGATGGCCACGTTCGTCGGCTGCAAGTTAGAGGACGCGCCGACGCCAGGCGACGCCGTCGACATGTACGTCCTGCACAAGGCGAACGGTCGGTGGGCGCTTCCCTCGAAGGGCCAGCAGGAAGCCGGCGACGAGTACGAGGGTGGCGCCGTCTTCGACCCCATCACGGGCGTGCGCGAGAACGTGACCGTCCTCGACTTGAAGAGTCTGTATCCGATGTGCATGGTGACGATCAACGCTTCGCCCGAGACCCGGGTCGATCCAGACGAGTACGACGGCGATACGCACGTGGCCCCGTCGGGGACGCACTTCATGCAGGAACCCGATGGTGTCATGCGCGAGATGATAACGGAACTGCTCGCCGAGCGCGAGGAGAAGAAGTCTCTGCGAAACGAACACGAGCCAGGGTCGCGCGCGTACGAACAGTACGACCGACAGCAGGGAGCTGTCAAGGTAATTATGAATTCGCTGTACGGAGTCTCAGGGTGGGAACAGTTCCGCCTCTACGACAAGGCAGCCGCATCAGCAATTACGGCGACAGGTCGCGAGGTTATCGAATTCACCGAAACCGCCGCCGAGGAGCTACACTACCAGGTTGCGTACGGAGACACCGATTCAGTCATGCTGGAACTCGGCCCCGACGTCTCCCCGGACGAGGCCATAGAACAGTCCTTCGAGATCGAGGACTACATCAACGGCCGCTACGACGACTTCGCGCGCGAGGAACTGAACGCGGACGACCACCGCTTCCAGATCGAGTTCGAGAAACTCTACCGACGATTCTTCCAGGCAGGAAAGAAAAAGCGCTACGCCGGTCACATCGTCTGGAAGGAGGGTAAGGACGTCGACGACATCGATATCACCGGCTTCGAGTACCAACGCTCTGACATCGCCCAGATCACCAAGGAGGTCCAGCACCAGGTCATCGAGATGATCGTCCGCGACGGAGACATCGAGGGGACCGAAACTTACGTCAACGAGATTATCGAGAATTTCCTGGCCGGTGAGGTCTCGCTCGAAGAGATCGCGATTCCTGGCGGCATCGGTAAGCGCCTCACGGAGTACGAGACCGACACGGCCCACGTTCGCGGGGCGAAGTACGCCAACCTGTTACTTGGGACGAACTTCCAGCGCGGGAGCAAACCCAAGCGCGTCTACCTGGATCGGGTCCACGACGACTTCTTCCAGCGAATCGAAGCCGAGGAGGGTCTCGATCCCGCTGAAAACGGCGTGTACGAGGAGTTCAAGCGAAATCAGGACGTGATCTGTTTCGAGTACGACGACCAGATCCCGCCCGAGTTCGAAATCGACTTCGAGAAGATGCTCGACAAGACGCTCAAAGGGCCCATCGAGCGGATCCTCGAAGCGCTCGACATCTCGTGGGAGGAAGTGAAGTCCGGACAAGAACAGACTGGACTGGACAGTTTCGTCTGA
- a CDS encoding right-handed parallel beta-helix repeat-containing protein: MSPSDGVSTLRRVLDELGDQPGIVHVEAGEFDSIEEPVRVPANTWLRGAGADRTAFRFANDVSMDSSGLVRIEGDSVGVTDLELDGNRANVSLGSSNRGQEYGIYVAGCTSVCIERVHCHHFPGYGIDPHPHRSRPPRHVRVAHCRTAHNGLDGITFAGVVDGIVERNVSHDNDRHGINLTGRPGSDSLVCGNVVRSNGGSGVVVQNGVDGIRVESTLVADNARSGIRLGNEGATSESVVVTGSAVHGNAGPGINVRRAESVRVSDTWIRENNGSGETTADVVIRGDGERASSNVRVGESTVVCGRETPYGIDERPGCGPSTIVGVQITGYDRNAVRLRHPDSTILGTDVNP; the protein is encoded by the coding sequence GTGAGCCCGTCGGACGGCGTGAGTACGTTGCGACGGGTCCTAGACGAGCTCGGTGACCAGCCGGGTATCGTTCACGTCGAGGCTGGTGAATTCGATTCGATCGAGGAGCCCGTTCGCGTCCCTGCGAACACCTGGTTGCGGGGCGCCGGTGCGGATCGGACGGCGTTTCGGTTCGCCAACGACGTGTCGATGGACAGTTCCGGGCTGGTTCGGATCGAAGGTGACTCCGTCGGTGTGACTGATCTCGAACTCGACGGCAATCGGGCGAACGTCTCGCTCGGTTCGTCGAACCGGGGGCAGGAGTATGGAATCTACGTCGCCGGTTGTACGTCCGTCTGCATCGAACGGGTACACTGCCATCACTTTCCCGGGTACGGAATCGACCCGCACCCGCACCGATCTCGACCGCCCCGACACGTCAGGGTGGCTCACTGCCGGACCGCACACAACGGACTGGACGGCATCACGTTCGCCGGTGTCGTGGATGGAATCGTAGAACGGAACGTCTCACACGACAACGATCGCCACGGCATCAACCTGACCGGTCGACCAGGATCGGACAGTCTGGTGTGCGGGAACGTCGTTCGATCCAACGGTGGGTCCGGCGTCGTCGTCCAGAACGGTGTCGACGGTATTCGCGTCGAATCGACGCTCGTCGCGGACAACGCCAGGTCGGGCATTCGGCTCGGCAACGAGGGTGCGACGAGCGAGTCAGTCGTCGTCACCGGGTCGGCCGTTCACGGCAACGCTGGGCCCGGGATCAACGTCCGTCGCGCCGAGTCGGTTCGCGTGTCGGATACCTGGATCCGTGAGAACAACGGCTCCGGCGAGACGACGGCCGACGTAGTGATCCGCGGCGACGGGGAGCGTGCGAGCTCGAACGTACGTGTCGGTGAGAGTACCGTCGTGTGCGGCCGCGAGACACCGTACGGTATCGACGAACGCCCGGGCTGTGGCCCGTCGACGATCGTCGGTGTCCAGATCACCGGGTACGACCGGAACGCGGTTCGCCTCCGACACCCGGACTCGACGATTCTCGGGACGGATGTGAATCCGTGA
- a CDS encoding ferritin-like domain-containing protein, translating into MSLGQRVTTDHQLARLLQIGVVLEEVVESRAAHHLESLPEAEREAIDAEVRALLDEAADESAEHRERLESLVDDLDAETVSYEEINALVDARYGPPEGTDGVLYDQLCNEETAYKFYDDLIEAIEASDAAFAIDREVVLETLRGIREEEREGVEDVTDIMERRA; encoded by the coding sequence ATGAGTCTGGGACAGCGCGTTACGACCGACCACCAGCTCGCCCGATTACTCCAGATCGGGGTCGTGCTGGAGGAGGTCGTCGAGTCGCGCGCCGCCCACCACCTGGAGAGCCTCCCGGAGGCGGAGCGGGAGGCGATCGACGCGGAGGTCCGGGCGTTGCTCGACGAGGCGGCCGACGAATCCGCCGAGCACCGCGAACGCCTGGAGTCGCTGGTCGACGATCTCGACGCGGAGACGGTCTCGTACGAAGAGATCAACGCCCTCGTCGACGCCCGCTACGGCCCGCCGGAGGGGACCGACGGCGTTCTCTACGACCAGTTGTGTAACGAGGAGACGGCCTACAAGTTCTACGACGACCTGATCGAGGCGATCGAGGCGTCCGATGCCGCGTTCGCGATCGACCGCGAGGTGGTACTGGAGACGCTGCGTGGCATTCGCGAGGAGGAGCGCGAGGGTGTCGAAGATGTGACCGATATCATGGAGCGACGAGCATGA
- a CDS encoding metal-dependent transcriptional regulator, with protein sequence MNTADQYLKAVYLAQRMEDGPAATGTLADMLDVSPASVNEMVGKLEDRGLLEHEKYKGAALTDEGIERAHDALTTYCIIERFLTNVLEVEEFRDEARALEAVIDDTVAERLDTIIDRRPECPECFDPEADCCSYLEPSLD encoded by the coding sequence ATGAACACGGCCGATCAGTATCTCAAGGCGGTCTACCTCGCCCAGCGAATGGAGGACGGCCCCGCCGCGACGGGCACGCTCGCCGACATGCTGGACGTCAGTCCCGCAAGTGTCAACGAGATGGTCGGAAAGTTAGAGGACCGCGGCCTGCTCGAACACGAGAAGTACAAGGGTGCGGCGCTGACCGACGAGGGGATCGAACGCGCCCACGACGCGCTGACGACCTACTGCATCATCGAGCGCTTTCTGACGAACGTCCTGGAGGTCGAGGAGTTTCGCGACGAGGCGCGCGCCCTGGAGGCCGTCATCGACGACACGGTGGCGGAGCGACTCGACACGATCATCGACCGGCGACCGGAGTGCCCGGAGTGTTTCGACCCCGAGGCGGATTGCTGTTCGTATCTGGAGCCGAGTCTGGACTAG
- a CDS encoding DUF7346 family protein, translated as MRPVRTADGKRYLLVKRSADASLVYDPSTGDETYVGTDRLEPIDDVTGLETAAEAIPGPVRRLLGSVHDERTLGLLVELTDRGPLGVRTLIEETSYCESDLAGTLGSLTAAGLIVEVEVDSERGYAATEETKTTISTLRRSATE; from the coding sequence GTGAGGCCTGTCCGTACCGCCGACGGCAAGCGGTACCTCCTCGTCAAACGATCAGCGGATGCCAGCCTCGTCTACGACCCGTCGACCGGTGACGAGACGTACGTCGGAACCGACCGCCTCGAACCCATCGACGACGTGACCGGCCTCGAAACGGCCGCCGAGGCGATACCCGGCCCCGTTCGTCGACTGCTCGGGTCCGTCCACGACGAGCGTACGCTCGGGTTGCTGGTCGAGCTCACCGATCGCGGACCACTCGGCGTCAGAACGCTCATCGAAGAGACGAGCTACTGCGAGAGCGATCTGGCCGGGACGCTCGGCTCGCTCACCGCTGCTGGACTCATCGTCGAGGTCGAAGTCGACAGTGAACGTGGCTACGCAGCGACGGAAGAAACGAAGACGACGATTTCCACGCTTCGACGGTCGGCGACGGAGTGA
- a CDS encoding DUF7322 domain-containing protein, which yields MGLDDFELEPGAAEPDEWDPEDDLHDPDADGLTVPQVSTDESDVDSELVRTFWTIVLICNVAILLVSVGPMLWYFLDMAREGLALVLGGLVLFGLAYRRYRRFEDGASAPTEADTETDGFRPESTGERSTSPSEREES from the coding sequence GTGGGCCTCGACGACTTCGAACTCGAACCGGGTGCGGCAGAGCCTGACGAGTGGGACCCGGAGGACGACCTCCACGATCCCGACGCCGACGGACTGACGGTCCCGCAGGTGTCGACCGACGAGTCTGACGTCGATTCCGAACTCGTTCGGACCTTCTGGACGATCGTCCTGATCTGCAACGTGGCCATCTTGCTCGTCTCCGTCGGGCCGATGCTGTGGTACTTCCTCGACATGGCGCGCGAGGGACTCGCACTCGTCCTCGGCGGACTCGTCCTCTTTGGTCTCGCGTATCGCCGCTATCGCCGTTTCGAAGACGGAGCGAGTGCACCGACCGAAGCGGACACCGAAACCGACGGCTTCCGACCGGAGTCGACGGGCGAACGATCCACCTCACCGTCGGAGCGTGAGGAATCGTGA